The following proteins come from a genomic window of Trifolium pratense cultivar HEN17-A07 linkage group LG4, ARS_RC_1.1, whole genome shotgun sequence:
- the LOC123921408 gene encoding fatty acyl-CoA reductase 1-like gives MNSAGTTMQDFLKGKTILVIGTTGFLAKVFVEKILRIQPKIQKLYLLVRASNTDLASHRLQNEVFQTDLFKVLREKLGEDFNSYIAKKVVAIAGDLGVENLGIKDNNIKNVMFEEIDIIVNSAGNTKFDERFDISMSVNTKGALHVLNFAKNCHKMKVLVHLSTGKYLNQNTSKLSSNEVIFQEKPFEIGESLKGTSKLDIEIEMNLLEKKLDELRALNMDENKIKHALKDYGIERSNLHGWPNTYVFTKAMGEMLLVHYKDNVPLIIIRPAMVTSTSKDPFPGWIEGQRTVDSMICTYGKGKLPCFLGHPKTILDIIPADLVINSVIAAMVINSNQAPKNFIYHVSSSLRNPLKVSDVHKISHQYFMKTPYINKNGKPIVISKGIALKSLSTFNIYVTIRYALPLKVFNLVNNIICHSFQDVYDDNYKKIRMVKKIAKLYKPYVFLKAVFDDTNTENLRRAAKSYNMENEELEFDPTSINWTDYMMNTHIPGLVKYAMK, from the exons ATGAACTCAGCTGGAACCACTATGCAAGACTTTCTCAAGGGAAAGACCATTTTAGTGATTGGCACAACGGGCTTCTTAGCGAAAG TTTTTGTGGAAAAGATACTACGTATTCAACCAAAAATACAAAAGCTTTATCTTCTTGTAAGAGCTTCAAATACTGATTTGGCGTCTCATCGCTTGCAAAATGAG GTCTTTCAGACAGATTTATTTAAAGTGTTACGAGAGAAGTTGGGTGAAGATTTTAATTCTTATATAGCAAAGAAGGTTGTGGCAATAGCAGGAGATCTTGGTGTTGAAAATTTAGGAATCAAAgacaataacattaaaaatgtAATGTTTGAAGAGATAGACATTATAGTTAATTCCGCTGGAAATACAAAATTTGATGAAAG ATTTGACATTTCGATGAGTGTTAATACAAAGGGAGCTTTACATGTCTTAAACTTTGCAAAGAATTGTCACAAAATGAAGGTTCTTGTCCACCTATCAACGGGTAAATATCTAAACCA AAATACCTCAAAATTATCAAGTA ATGAAGTAATTTTTCAAGAGAAACCATTTGAGATTGGTGAATCTCTAAAAGGGACTTCAAAATTAGACATAGAGATTGAAATGAATTTGTTGGAGAAAAAATTAGATGAACTCCGAGCATTGAATATGGAcgaaaacaaaatcaaacatgCACTAAAAGATTACGGAATTGAAAG atCAAATTTGCATGGATGGCCAAACACATATGTATTCACAAAAGCAATGGGAGAGATGCTTTTAGTGCATTATAAAGATAATGTACCATTGATTATTATTCGTCCTGCAATGGTAACAAGTACTAGCAAGGATCCATTTCCTGGTTGGATTGAAGGTCAAAG GACTGTTGATAGTATGATATGTACCTATGGTAAAGGGAAACTTCCATGTTTTCTCGGTCATCCGAAGACAATTTTAGATATA ATACCTGCAGATTTGGTCATCAATAGTGTGATTGCAGCCATGGTTATTAATTCAAATCAAGCCCCTAAAAATTTCATCTATCATGTTTCTTCTTCATTAAGAAATCCGCTCAAAGTTTCTGATGTTCACAAAATTTCCCATCAATATTTCATGAAAACCCCTTACATAAACAAAAATGGAAAGCCAATAGTCATCTCCAAGGGAATTGCGTTGAAAAGTTTGTCTACTTTCAACATTTATGTAACAATTCGATATGCCCTCCCACTTAAG GTCTTTAATTTGGTAAACAACATAATTTGCCATTCCTTCCAAGATGTTTATGATGAcaactacaagaaaataagaatGGTGAAGAAAATCGCAAAACTATACAAACCTTACGTGTTTCTTAAGGCAGT ctTTGATGACACGAATACGGAAAATTTACGGAGGGCAGCAAAGAGCTATAACATGGAGAATGAAGAACTCGAATTTGACCCTACCAGCATTAATTGGACAGACTACATGATGAACACACACATTCCTGGTCTTGTCAAGTATGCGATGAAAtag